The genomic window TGGTAAGTATTATGTAATGTTTGATAAGGAGTTCAAAGTTCAAAGTTCAAAGTTTAAAGTTGAGGGGATGAGTGAAGAGGACGCAGAGAAAAAGGCTCCTATCATGCTGGAGGTACAGGATATGCTGCGTAAGTGGGAAGCGGGAGATGCGGAAGTGGTCGGACTTTGGAAGATGATGAACAGCTGGGTTTACAAAGGGTTTGATGAAACCTATAATATGCTGGGTGTTGATTTTGATAAAATGTATTACGAATCGAACACCTATTTGCTGGGCAAAAAAATGATCGATGAGGGCTTGTCGAAAAATGTTTTTAAACGAGATACTGATGGTTCTGTGTTTATTGATCTGACCCCTGATGGTTTGGATAAAAAGATATTATTGCGTTCAGACGGAACTTCTGTGTACATGACCCAGGACATAGGCACTGCGGTGGAGCGTTTCAAAGAATTTCCGGAACTAAGCAAGTTGATCTACACTGTGGGGAATGAGCAGGATTATCATTTTAAAGTATTGTTTATCGTTCTCAAAAAACTCGGGTATAAGTGGGCGGAAAGCTGTTATCATCTGTCATACGGCATGGTTGAGTTGCCGGAGGGTAAAATGAAATCACGCGAAGGAAAGGTTGTTGATGCTGATGATCTTATAAAAGAGATGATCGATACAGCCAGGGAAACCACAATGGAACTGGGTAAAACAGCAGGGCAGGAACAGGAGGAGGCAGAAAAGCTATATTACACAATTGGTTTAGGCGCGTTGAAATATTTCATACTTAAAGTTGATCCTAAAAAGAAAATGCTCTTTAATCCAAAAGAGAGTATTGATTTTAACGGGCATACCGGGCCGTTTGTGCAATATACGTATGCAAGGATACAGTCGGTGTTAAGAAAGGGGGGGGAGGTTAAAAGTTGGGATGGTTCGACCAAGCTCACCACAGGGTTGGGAGTT from Bacteroidota bacterium includes these protein-coding regions:
- a CDS encoding arginine--tRNA ligase; the protein is MNLEPQLTFLTIQAIQSLYNSKVEAKSIVFQKTNAEFEGDLTVVVFPFLKMSKKSPEVTAKEIGVYLQANSSEVEHFNVVKGFLNLVISGKYWLDYFTEVAGNADYAFVPVTDSSPAVMLEYSSPNTNKPLHLGHIRNNLLGYSVAEILKANGNKVIKVNLVNDRGIHICKSMLAWKKWGNGETPESTGVKGDHLVGKYYVMFDKEFKVQSSKFKVEGMSEEDAEKKAPIMLEVQDMLRKWEAGDAEVVGLWKMMNSWVYKGFDETYNMLGVDFDKMYYESNTYLLGKKMIDEGLSKNVFKRDTDGSVFIDLTPDGLDKKILLRSDGTSVYMTQDIGTAVERFKEFPELSKLIYTVGNEQDYHFKVLFIVLKKLGYKWAESCYHLSYGMVELPEGKMKSREGKVVDADDLIKEMIDTARETTMELGKTAGQEQEEAEKLYYTIGLGALKYFILKVDPKKKMLFNPKESIDFNGHTGPFVQYTYARIQSVLRKGGEVKSWDGSTKLTTGLGVGKIDNKERNLIKIIYDFPGVVQDAGKEYNPGIIANYVYELSKEYNQFYHDITILKEENTDLRNFRLALSGKVAEVIRSSMNLLGIQVPEKM